A genomic segment from Daphnia carinata strain CSIRO-1 chromosome 1, CSIRO_AGI_Dcar_HiC_V3, whole genome shotgun sequence encodes:
- the LOC130691028 gene encoding uncharacterized protein LOC130691028 isoform X2, translated as MNFFVLFSAFISVATTAPVILHSGITSQSMVRSTPIFAGSSMNMYSPFYYLTAKLKLLPKDIIICIINPTKCDPPLSAPTGYIAPVPEVKVPYSEISVGEMPHVDVFDTAVASHQADESDHFPQDEPAQLRLNSDESTKHHMIYKHQSSQISSENFTAQRSNIQIPVRSSQDNAKVHFNMLAHTAN; from the exons atgaattttttt GTTCTTTTCTCTGCGTTTATCTCAGTCGCAACGACAGCCCCCGTGATTCTACATTCCGGGATAACGTCGCAATCAATGGTCCGCTCAACTCCGATATTTGCTGGGTCAAGCATGAACATGTACAGCCCATTTTACTACTTAACCGCCAAACTGAAACTTTTGCCAAAAGACATTATCATTTGCATCATTAATCCCACAAAGTGTGATCCTCCGCTATCTGCGCCCACGGGTTACATAGCTCCTGTCCCTGAGGTTAAAGTTCCGTACAGTGAAATCTCCGTTGGTGAAATGCCGCATGTTGACGTTTTTGACACGGCCGTTGCTTCTCATCAAGCGGATGAAAGCGATCATTTTCCCCAGGATGAACCAGCACAACTAAGGTTGAATTCGGACGAGTCAACTAAGCACCACATGATTTACAAACATCAATCGAGCCAGATAAGTTCGGAGAATTTCACAGCTCAACGTTCAAATATCCAGATTCCTGTTCGCAGTTCGCAGGACAACGCCAAAGTTCATTTCAACATGCTCGCGCACACAGCGAACTAA
- the LOC130691028 gene encoding uncharacterized protein LOC130691028 isoform X1, with the protein MMCCGSQLVTMVLFSAFISVATTAPVILHSGITSQSMVRSTPIFAGSSMNMYSPFYYLTAKLKLLPKDIIICIINPTKCDPPLSAPTGYIAPVPEVKVPYSEISVGEMPHVDVFDTAVASHQADESDHFPQDEPAQLRLNSDESTKHHMIYKHQSSQISSENFTAQRSNIQIPVRSSQDNAKVHFNMLAHTAN; encoded by the exons ATGATGTGTTGTGGTAGTCAATTGGTCACAATG GTTCTTTTCTCTGCGTTTATCTCAGTCGCAACGACAGCCCCCGTGATTCTACATTCCGGGATAACGTCGCAATCAATGGTCCGCTCAACTCCGATATTTGCTGGGTCAAGCATGAACATGTACAGCCCATTTTACTACTTAACCGCCAAACTGAAACTTTTGCCAAAAGACATTATCATTTGCATCATTAATCCCACAAAGTGTGATCCTCCGCTATCTGCGCCCACGGGTTACATAGCTCCTGTCCCTGAGGTTAAAGTTCCGTACAGTGAAATCTCCGTTGGTGAAATGCCGCATGTTGACGTTTTTGACACGGCCGTTGCTTCTCATCAAGCGGATGAAAGCGATCATTTTCCCCAGGATGAACCAGCACAACTAAGGTTGAATTCGGACGAGTCAACTAAGCACCACATGATTTACAAACATCAATCGAGCCAGATAAGTTCGGAGAATTTCACAGCTCAACGTTCAAATATCCAGATTCCTGTTCGCAGTTCGCAGGACAACGCCAAAGTTCATTTCAACATGCTCGCGCACACAGCGAACTAA